The following proteins are encoded in a genomic region of Xenopus laevis strain J_2021 chromosome 3L, Xenopus_laevis_v10.1, whole genome shotgun sequence:
- the pdia3.L gene encoding protein disulfide-isomerase A3 yields MNRQLLGAFLLLAVTAGTQAAGSDVLDLTDDNFESVVAQHSVLLVEFFAPWCGHCKKLAPEFETAATKLKGTLSLAKVDCTANSNTCNKYGVSGYPTLKIFRDGEESGSYDGPRTADGIVSTMKKQAGPASVDLRSLEEFEKFIADKDASVVGFFRDLYSGPHSEFLKAANTLRENYRFAHTDENELVDKYDSNGEGVVLFRPPHLANKFEDGSVTFPADEKITSGKIKKFIQDNLFGLCPHLTEDNKDLIQGKDLLVAYYDVDYEKNAKGTNYWRNRVMKVAKSFVDAGKKLNFAVANRKSFGHEVTEFGLDASTGELPVVGIKTAKGEKYAMQEEFSRDGKALERFLQDYFDGKLKRYMKSESIPESNDGPVKVVVAENFDELVNDESKDVLIEFYAPWCGHCKTLEPKYKELGEKLADDPNIVIAKMDATANDVPSQYEVRGFPTLYFAPVGSKQKPKRYEGGREVSDFLSYLKKEATNPPVIKEDEKPKKKKKEEL; encoded by the exons ATGAACCGGCAACTCCTCGGCGCCTTCTTACTCCTGGCTGTCACCGCCGGCACTCAGGCCGCAGGCTCAGATGTCTTGGATCTCACCGACGATAACTTTGAAAGCGTAGTAGCCCAGCACAGCGTCTTGCTTGTGGAGTTCTTCGCTCCCTG gtgtgGACATTGTAAGAAACTAGCTCCAGAATTTGAAACTGCGGCCACCAAGCTTAAAGGGACACTTTCCTTGGCTAAG GTTGACTGCACAGCCAATTCCAACACTTGCAACAAATATGGAGTCAGTGGATACCCTACCCTAAAAATATTCCGAGATGGAGAGGAGTCTGGATCTTATGATGGGCCAAGAACTGCTG ATGGAATCGTTAGTACTATGAAGAAACAAGCCGGACCAGCATCAGTAGATCTCCGTTCTCTAGAggaatttgaaaaattcattgCCGATAAAGATGCTTCTGTGGTCG GATTTTTTCGGGACTTGTATAGTGGCCCTCACTCCGAGTTTCTTAAAGCTGCAAACACCCTTAGAGAGAACTATCGCTTTGCTCACACAGATGAGAACGAGCTTGTGGACAAATATGATTCAAACGGAGA GGGTGTTGTTCTGTTCCGTCCACCACACCTGGCAAACAAATTTGAAGATGGCTCTGTGACATTCCCTGCTGATGAGAAAATAACCAGTGGCAAAATTAAAAAGTTCATTCAAGATAACCT TTTCGGTCTCTGCCCTCATTTGACAGAAGACAACAAAGATTTGATTCAAGGAAAGGACTTGCTTGTGGCTTATTATGATGTTGACTATGAAAAGAACGCCAAGGGTACTAATTACTGGAGAAACAg AGTAATGAAGGTTGCAAAGTCATTTGTTGATGCTGGCAAAAAGCTAAATTTTGCCGTTGCTAACCGCAAATCCTTTGGACATGAAGTGACAGAATTTGGTTTGGATGCCAGTACTGGGGAACTTCCTGTTGTTGGAATCAAAACTGCTAAAGGCGAGAAATATGCCATGCAAGAAGAATTCTC CCGTGATGGCAAAGCTTTGGAAAGGTTCCTTCAGGATTATTTTGATGGAAAACTGAAGAGATACATGAAATCTGAATCCATCCCTGAAAGTAACGACGGCCCTGTTAAG GTGGTGGTGGCTGAAAACTTTGATGAACTTGTTAACGATGAAAGCAAAGATGTACTGATTGAGTTCTATGCTCCATGGTGTGGCCATTGTAAGACCTTGGAGCCTAAATACAAAGAACTTGGAGAGAAG CTTGCTGATGATCCAAACATTGTGATTGCCAAGATGGACGCCACAGCAAATGACGTGCCTTCTCAATATGAAGTTCGAGG GTTCCCCACACTTTACTTTGCTCCTGTAGGAAGTAAGCAAAAACCAAAGAGATATGAG GGCGGGCGAGAGGTGAGCGACTTCCTTAGCTACCTGAAGAAGGAGGCAACAAATCCTCCAGTCATCAAGGAAGATGAGAAacccaaaaagaagaagaaggaagagttgTAA